From Stenotrophomonas maltophilia, a single genomic window includes:
- the ribH gene encoding 6,7-dimethyl-8-ribityllumazine synthase yields the protein MSHYEGDLRTPESARFAILASRWNARITDALVAGARLSLAGNGVSEANIDVIRVPGAWELPLVAARLAAAHEHAAILTLGCVIRGDTRHYEHVADRCAEGLMRVQLDFGVPVLNGVLAVERVEDAEARAGGSHGNKGEEVALAALEMVNLLEQLP from the coding sequence ATGAGCCACTACGAAGGCGATCTTCGCACTCCCGAGTCGGCGCGCTTCGCCATCCTGGCCAGCCGCTGGAATGCCCGCATCACCGACGCGCTGGTCGCGGGCGCCCGCCTGAGCCTGGCCGGCAACGGCGTCAGCGAAGCCAACATCGACGTGATCCGCGTGCCGGGTGCCTGGGAACTGCCGCTGGTGGCCGCACGCCTGGCTGCCGCGCATGAACACGCCGCCATTCTCACCCTGGGCTGCGTCATCCGTGGCGACACCCGCCACTATGAACACGTGGCCGACCGCTGCGCCGAAGGCCTGATGCGCGTGCAGCTGGATTTCGGCGTGCCGGTGCTGAACGGCGTGCTGGCGGTGGAACGCGTTGAAGACGCCGAGGCTCGCGCAGGCGGCAGCCACGGCAACAAGGGCGAGGAAGTCGCACTCGCCGCATTGGAAATGGTCAACCTGCTGGAGCAACTGCCATGA
- the nusB gene encoding transcription antitermination factor NusB has product MNKNTQGKPSGKPVRRDGVDPVLRSRARRRAVQALYAWQISGGNAQSLIAQFAHEQAREIADLAYFEALVHGVLDNRRDIDEALGPYLDRGIEEVDAIERAVLRLAGYELRYRLDVPYRVVINEAIESAKRFGSEHGHTYVNGVLDRAAVEWRKVESGH; this is encoded by the coding sequence ATGAACAAGAACACCCAGGGCAAGCCCTCCGGTAAACCCGTCCGCCGCGATGGCGTCGACCCGGTGCTGCGCTCGCGCGCGCGCCGTCGTGCCGTGCAGGCGCTGTATGCCTGGCAGATCTCCGGCGGCAACGCACAATCGCTGATCGCCCAGTTCGCCCACGAGCAGGCCCGCGAAATCGCCGATCTGGCCTATTTCGAAGCGCTGGTGCATGGCGTGCTGGACAACCGCCGCGACATCGACGAAGCGCTCGGCCCGTACCTGGACCGTGGCATCGAAGAAGTGGATGCCATCGAACGCGCCGTGCTGCGCCTGGCCGGCTACGAGCTGCGCTACCGCCTGGACGTGCCGTACCGCGTGGTCATCAACGAAGCCATCGAATCGGCCAAGCGCTTCGGTTCCGAGCATGGCCACACCTACGTCAACGGCGTGCTGGATCGTGCCGCCGTGGAATGGCGCAAGGTCGAATCGGGTCACTGA
- the thiL gene encoding thiamine-phosphate kinase: MSLAEFALIDRIRARTLERDDILLGIGDDAALLQPRANEQLVVTADTLNSAVHFPVETPAFDIGWKTLAVNLSDLASMGARPAWCTLALSLPETSEDWIEAFADGFFALADQHDIALIGGDTTRGPLSLSVTAMGQVGRGQALRRDRAQVGDDLWVSGTLGDAAGALKLWQQGALNVAAATLLADYEHLRLRLLRPTPRVTLGLRLRAFAHAAVDVSDGLLADAGHIAARSGVAVHVDADMLPISPELRELLGREQARECALRGGDDYELCFTAAADQRDALMYLSQTLDLPLTRIGRIAEGQGVHVDGEAASGGYQHFA, translated from the coding sequence ATGTCCCTGGCCGAATTCGCCCTCATCGACCGCATCCGCGCCCGCACCCTGGAGCGCGACGACATCCTGCTCGGCATCGGTGACGACGCCGCGCTGCTGCAGCCGCGCGCCAATGAACAGCTGGTGGTTACCGCCGACACGCTCAACAGCGCCGTGCACTTCCCGGTGGAAACCCCGGCGTTCGACATCGGCTGGAAGACCCTGGCGGTCAATCTGTCCGACCTGGCCTCGATGGGCGCGCGCCCGGCCTGGTGCACGCTGGCGCTGTCGCTGCCAGAAACTTCCGAAGACTGGATCGAAGCCTTTGCCGATGGCTTCTTCGCACTGGCCGACCAGCACGACATCGCGCTGATCGGGGGTGACACCACGCGCGGCCCGCTGTCGCTGTCGGTGACTGCAATGGGGCAGGTGGGCCGAGGCCAGGCGCTGCGTCGTGATCGCGCGCAGGTGGGCGACGACCTCTGGGTGAGTGGCACCCTGGGCGATGCCGCCGGCGCACTGAAGCTCTGGCAGCAGGGCGCGCTGAACGTGGCTGCCGCCACGTTGCTGGCCGACTACGAACACCTGCGCCTGCGCCTGCTGCGGCCCACGCCGCGGGTAACACTGGGCCTGCGTCTGCGCGCCTTCGCGCATGCGGCCGTGGATGTATCGGACGGCCTGCTGGCCGACGCCGGCCATATTGCCGCACGCAGTGGCGTCGCCGTGCATGTGGATGCCGACATGCTGCCGATCTCGCCCGAGCTGCGCGAACTGCTGGGTCGCGAACAGGCGCGTGAGTGCGCGCTGCGCGGCGGCGACGACTACGAACTGTGCTTCACTGCCGCCGCCGACCAGCGCGATGCACTGATGTACCTGTCGCAGACGCTGGACCTGCCGCTTACCCGCATCGGCCGCATTGCCGAAGGGCAGGGCGTACACGTGGACGGCGAAGCCGCCAGCGGCGGTTACCAGCACTTCGCGTAG
- a CDS encoding DUF805 domain-containing protein: protein MHKMMTPLTRYAQFSGRASRSEFWWFQLFIVIISIPLYVLSFYAGYTGSSTLALVVSGLSVVLWLAVIVPLIAVTVRRLHDTDRSGWWYLLMFVPVVSLVVLVFLLLPSTPGGNRFGAPVPHV from the coding sequence ATGCACAAGATGATGACTCCGCTGACCCGCTATGCGCAGTTCAGCGGTCGTGCCAGCCGCAGTGAGTTCTGGTGGTTCCAGTTGTTCATCGTGATCATTTCGATCCCGCTGTACGTGCTGAGTTTCTACGCGGGCTACACCGGTTCAAGCACGCTTGCGCTGGTAGTCAGCGGGTTGAGCGTGGTGCTGTGGCTGGCGGTGATCGTGCCGCTGATTGCAGTAACCGTTCGCAGGCTGCATGACACCGACCGGTCCGGGTGGTGGTACCTGCTGATGTTCGTGCCAGTGGTGAGCCTGGTGGTGCTGGTGTTCCTGCTGCTGCCGAGCACCCCGGGCGGCAACCGTTTCGGCGCGCCGGTTCCGCACGTGTAA